Within Spinacia oleracea cultivar Varoflay chromosome 4, BTI_SOV_V1, whole genome shotgun sequence, the genomic segment ctattttgaaatgcacttattttacttattcatttattttaaattttacttatttttatttcttacaatatttcttctattatatatatatatatatatatatatatatatatatatatatatatatatatatatacattttctcTTATcctattttcattaatttcactttctcttccttgtttttttctttttacttcctgctcctttctggtttgattggtgacaatgacgatctcctacgacgattcatgttagccgaccccaaatcattttgggactaaggctttgttgttgttgttgttgtagtcTCACGAACTATACTATAGTCTCTCTAGATGAGTTATTTCTGTAACACTTTTAGAATCTCCAAATCAGTAAGATGTTATAATAGTCTGTTTGGTTGGTTAAGCCTCACAGAAGATCGaacagcaaaaaaaaaactcctaGGAGTTGATGCCATGCCTTACCTTGTCCAAGAACCCTGACAATACAATTTGCGGTTTCCTGGATTGACTTAACAGTGGCTCCCTGCTTTCCAATCAAACTGCCAGCCTGAGTGGCAGGTACTAACAACCTTGTCGAAACCTTGCCCCCTGCAGGAGTAGCTTGGGCCTGAGAAATATCAGCATCCAGGCCGTCGACAATACGTCTATGAACCCTCAAAAGGCCATCCATCGCTGGAGGAAGTGAAGCATCAGGATCCTCCTTTGCTGAGACCATTACCTATAAGCAGAAACAAGAAAGCACTCAGAAAAGACAGACCATTGACCAAAAAATTTACAGCTCAAATTAGACTCTAGTGTTTCTTTCAAGTGTCAATTTTCTGAAGGGCAAGTGGAAAAGATCAATGCAAGAGAAATAGCACGAGGAAAAACATATGGGTGAATCCACAGGGCCTATAACATTTTCAGGTCTAATACCAAAAGCCACAAAACAAGTCACTTCCCAGGtcaaaacaaaaacatgcaTCTCCAACCCACTTTTGTTATCTACTTAAACTAGGCTTGCCCATAGTATCTTACTCCCGAGATTCTAAAAGCATTGCAGAAATGACTCCTTATCTCCTAAGGGATCCAGGGATCTAGAGAAGAATACAACAGAAAAAAGGGAAACAGGAAGACATCGATGAGGAAACTGTAAACACAAACGAGAAGAATATACCAAACTACAAATAGAAGAAAACTATGACCAAGTGAACTAACCACAGACAACCCCTCCAAAATTCTTCAGAAACACGTGACAGGGAAAAGATAAAAAGAAGATTCTGGCACACCTTCATAACCAAAGAATCCAAGCAATAGGGAATTTAACACAAGCAGCTTTAATCTTACTCCGCTAAGCTTCCATGCAACATCATAAATCCAACATGCTACAAGCAACCTAAATaagattttatttgtttgaaaATTGAAGTGTATGGAAAATAACTGGGTTATTTCTGGTCACAAGTCAACATGACACTTTAAACAAATTCTCCTTCAAGATGATACTTTAGAGACACTGACATGAAAAATCCTGAATTTGATGGCTAACAGAGTATGTGGCACAGAAAAATAAAACACTCTTTTTTCAATATAGTACAAGATAAATGAATCTTATCGAGTGTAAatacataattaaaatcaaacatGTTTACGGAATTTCACTCTTTTCAGAAATTAAGGTCTACGAAATTCACAATGATTGAAGGATTGGCTGTTGGAGACACTAAATTAGGCAGAATATCTCAGCTTGCTGAAATACATAATTAACTTGTTATCTTAGAAGGTTTTAGTTACCTGAAATATGCAATACTACAACAGGCTTATGATACACCCTTACAAGCATTTAAGAAATTTCAGCCAGCTCAACAACTAATTTTCCCAAAAACTTTAAACAAATTCATCCAACTTTTTCCCAAACAGTGCCTGGCACCATTTTGGTCTTACGGAACAAAAGCTTAAATATCAGCCAAGCATGAATTACAGCAACAACATTTTAACGTTATTGTCACACAGCAATAACTTCACAAACAAGTACCAACTCAGCAATGACAAGGAGGTATTTAATCACAACTGAAAGCAACATTTGCTATTTACTGAATCTAGACCCAAATTTTAAGTAACTAAATTTCCCGTCCATAAGCATAAAATCCACCTACTATCTTATTTTCTAATCCTTGTAGTGGATGTACAGGGAAGCAGAAACACCAATACAAGCACGTGACACACAAACACAGGTTACATGCATGCAGGCTCGATACAAATATAAGCAAACACACTCGAACGCGAGTTGCTATATTCACTAAAAACACAGTATTCAACAAATAAGCGGGCTGTACACTATTCAGATTAGAAATTAATTTTGACACTTTTTTCAAACTCAAAGTTTTTTTCTTAGTCTATCAGCTAAAAAATATTCCAGATAGCACTTAAAATCACATAGCGGCTTCCTCATGGTCATAATTATTTAACAAGCACAGTTGATGTGCCTTAGAAATCTGGTACGATAATGTTTATCCAGTCTCTTAAGACTCTCCATACACTTCTGACACACTAATAATTTAGCTATCCTCAAGACCTTTAGCAATTAAATGGCCCCATTGAGTCTCAGATAAGGACTACAAGGGAAAACTCGGCTTGAACAgcttataaaatcatttctttccaGAATATTTCATTAATAAACTTCTGGGTGTTCTGGCACGCTTAGTTGGCTATTCTCAAGACCTTTAGCACTAAAATCGTCTCATTGAGTCTCAGTTAAGGACAACCTAAGAGAACCAGGATCCACGGTACTTGTTTCCTTGTCCCTTCTTTCTTATATAAAAGTCAGATGAACCAAATTTCTCATTCTTACACCAAGCCTTAAACAGTTCACGTTGTTCTAACTATTATTAGATCTCTACTAGAAAACTCAACTCTTGGACTCTTCAAATTGACTAACATTGTTTAACATAACATTAAAAAACCAACATGATGCTCATCTTATAAATCGTAAGAAAGGACATGCCTATAGATCTAACATATTCCCTCCGTCCTACATTAGTCTTTCCACTTCCCTATTCTTCAGCAATTCAGCCCCACGAGTCCTGAAAGTTCTATTTAGCAAAATTCGGATTAGTTATTTGACATCTCTCTTCGCCACCACTAAAAATTATGAGTCCAACTCACTCTAGTTCAACACAAAATTACCAAGCTATCTCCTACAACATTTACCTTTTTCACACAAAATAACTATCCCACTACTGCTACTGCATCTACCTTTTAcagaaaataacaattgataaacCACACAACTTATCATCTAAATCTTAATATCTTCATAAGCGCCAAGATTAATGTGGAATTGAGGGAATAGTATACATAGAAGAGAGAATTCATTTAGCACTTGTCCAcgattatttataaataaaCCTAACAAAAAGGACAACcccatccccccccccccccagccATACAAGAAATCACAAGTTTAGTAAATATGTATTCTCCCATGCTTATCATACATCTATAAAACAGAGGGCATAAGCACTGTGATTTAATCTTGGTATTACATATTTAGGGAGTTAAATGAAATAATTGTTTGTTTACAAGTTCAATTGCAGATGATCAACCAACTATATTATTTACTAACTTAGTTTTATGATCATACCTTTTGATTGCtccttaattaatgttttaaatgtCAATCACCCTGGCAAAACTTGCGGTTGAAGACTTAAATTAGTAATATTTCAAGATATGTGTAATTACAAGTTTAGGCAACTTGATACAAGTGGAGGTTCTTCTTTATGTTTTTACTTCTTTctgttttatttaacttggtcTAACAATGGGTGAAAGAAGCTCAAAAAGCACCTCTGCCTTGGTCATTGATCATGAACATGATAGAGTGAGTTCTTCAACAGATATGTATAATGCTGAACGTGACATCAGCCACCAGGGTCACTGATTTCCAGAAAACAGTGCAGAGCTTCTTGGTATGGGTAAATGTACAAAGTACAACTCTTATAAACCAAGTAAAAACTTTTCAGCACTTGTAATGCTCATGCTGATCTCTGCAATCTGGATCTTTGATGCTTCTTGTATGGGGTGGCATTGGTGAATGATTTGTAGCCTTAAAATTTGCCAACAGAACCTGCACATATTCATCTTTGTTATTGCAGAATATCAACGCTTTTTCGCATTATGTGTTTTTGAGTATTTTGAAACCACTTTATTCTCACAAATTTGCATTACATTGCTCATTTTTCAATGATACAGGCTTCCTGATTCTGCCTTCAGATTTCTATGGGCTTCTTAGTATGACCCGGTGATTCCAGTGACATAAATCTTGTCATTCAAGCAATTAATCTTGATGTCGGGAAGCTTCCAGAAATTGAATCCAATGAATGTCTGATAACACCGTTTTTTCTCCAATAATAAGCCTCGTAATCTTTGATGGTTTACTTTTGGCATGTTACTTACGAAATTTTTCCATTGTTTAAGTTTTAGGGGAGAGTTTGTATTACAGAAAATTTTTGTTAGTGAATTGATAGACAATAAACTTATTCAACTAAACATGATTATTAATTGTTTAATACTATAATCACCCAACAGACGCTTAGAACAAGTATCTATGTCATAGTGATAACACAGTATTTTTTGACATGATTAATGGATCTTGTCAGCACCTACTACAATCATTTTATTAATAGCTATCAGAGTAGTGGGTGCATTAACAAGGAAGTCTGGTATGTGGCCAATATCAACGACTCCATACTCTTGAACAGTGTCAATGCCACATTCCACCTTAGATGCCTAAACCAATTTAGAGATCCTTCACAGAAAATGACATAAATGAAAAGTGTTAAACCATAATGGTTCTCAAGTTCAATAAATAAAAAGAGGATATAGACCttatagtagaaaaatcagGCAATTAACCTCGCTCATGATCAACATCAAGCGCAACTGCACAAATGACTGTGACCTTATAATTATCTCGAAAACAATTGGAAAAGATCTGGAAACTTACAGCTCTCTCTTGTGATCCAGGAGGGCCATCCAAAATCTTGATACGCGCCCTGGTCTCCTCTACAATTTTCTTGATATACTCTCCTTTCCGTCCAATGATATTGCCAACCTTTTGAGCAGGTACCAACATCCTAAAAACACTCTCCCCAGGCCACCCAGGCCATTTCTTTTCTACTCCACCACCTGCCAcgttattttcattttcatcctTCTTTTCAAAATGAGAATCAACTGGAACATCACCCGTTTCATTAACTTCAGTATCAGGGAATTCTCCTTTCAGTTGGTCCCCATCTAACTCGTGAATAGCCTGGTCTTCATCTAAAGTATGCTCATTCTCATTTTCTGTAAAATTCTGCTCAGGAATAAccccgaaattattttcaggCTCATTCTCAGCAAAACTTTGCTCGTTTACAGCCAAGGCTTGGTTCTCAGACTCATCCCCGGCAAAATTGTACTCTTCAGTCACATTCCCAGCAATAATTTGCTGTTCAAACTCTTCAGTCACATTCCCGGCAATAATTTGCtgttcaaactcatcaataccAACATGATGCAGGTCAGGCTCCTGCACAGCAAAATTCTGCTCCTCGTTCTCAACAAAACTTTGCTCTGCATCTGCCATTCTTACTACTCTGCCGacaataaaacaaagaaaatcaaaatcccaagcaagaaaaagaaagtaaaaGCAGATTATAAGTAGCAGAAAGTCACATCAATATTCAGAAAGTCTATCAGCCACGATTTTGTTTTCCTACTTTATACTCAGGTCGCATTCTTAGAAGACGTTTCCTGCAATTCCAATGTAATTAATCTACAATTTACTGCTATTTCTAACCTaataaaaagggggaaatcCAGTAGACCCAAAATCAGAAACCCTAGATAGCGCAATATCATGGTTCAATATACTTGTATCAAATTGAAGCTGCAATCTCAAACTTAAATCAATTTgaaatccaaaacaaaaaacaaaaaacaaatataCAAATCAATAAAGAACCAGCAATCAGAACCAATAAACCCTAAGAAAAGATGCAAAACCCTAAAGAAGTCAAcaaagctagagagagaaagacttACATGTTAGAGGAAACGCAACGGTATTTGGGGAGaactgaggagagagaaagtgtcgCAAAGGAGAGGAGAGCGGGACGGTGTGAGGAAGATAGCGAAGAACTGTAGATGGTGGTAGCGATTTCTAGGTTTTCAAACGTGAGGTTTATCTACTGACAAAGGATGAGAGGAGTCGAGAGGTCATTGAGGCATTCCcccttttttattcttttttctcACCTCACTTTCAGGTTTTTGTTTCTTGTCATTTTTACTTTTGTTACATAAGAAACCTGGTTCGTATGCTCACTAgtattatatgcacgcgatgcatgtagaattttataaatattaggCACTAAAAATCATTcgcaaagttcatattttaCGACAGCGAGGTTTTATTAGCAACACGATATGAGAAAGAAATGGATCAAGACTGTAGCAAAGTTAATGGCAGAAGAGCATCGCAAACAGGACATAAACCAACCAATATacatgatactccctccgtttctttttgtttgttacctTTGAACTTTTGTACGTTTATTAAAGTATAATAAAgatactttttcttttttattaaaaaaataaacacaagtaaaacctcaatccactaatcattacaacaaccaataagattgttttatttatcaaaatgaaccaataatggaaaagcacacGGATttctaacttaacatacttggaaaattgtaaagaaatttaatgagttgaaaatattggaccaattaaaattaaaagctggcacaaaaaatgatagtataataagtttataaaagaaaagattctcccacgtaacaaacattgtaaAACACCttaaaaggaatacgtaacaaacaaaaagaaatggagggagtagataATAATACATCTTTGAAGCTAATAGTAGATGAAATTTGAAGCTAATAATACATCTTTGAAATTTGATGGTGCGCCTGATCCAAAAGGAGATCTTCTCAGCATATTCAAAATACAGACACACATATTCTAGAGCAAGGAATCGAGAATTTGAcacaaatattttttattcaGAACAGAAAGAAGTTGTGTGCTAAAGCTGATGGTGCGCCTGATCCAAAAGGAGATCTTTCCAGCATGGGTGACCCATAAAATGGAGGTCTTGGACTGACATGTACTGATGTACAACTTCAGCACCTGATGCCATCACAAAATACTTGGTTAACTACGAAGAACTTTcatggaagagagagaaagattgaAAGGAGCTTCTTTCAAACAGTTCCATACTAAACTAGAAGTGTACTTACAGTCGTGTGCCTTCCATCCGAACACCATCATCTCATGATAAAAAAACAATGCGATAGCTAGTCATGAAGTTCTCTGCAAAATGGAGTAAGAAACAAATATTAGTAATACGGACTATTAATATCGATTTTCATTTCTCTGCCATCTGCTAAAGACATCAGCATTCACCTCCAACTATGTTTATATCATCTTCACCACTGTCAGATTTGTGAACTGCTAAATAGTATACAGATCGACCATCCTGCAGATTAACAAGAAACAGTTAACTGTCATTACtgataatattcatattcatCCAACTTTTGTTAGAAAGAAAATCAAACAGAAAGATGACACACATATTTACACAAAGCAATATCTGTTCTTGGATCAGTCacatcattttttattcaacaaTTTGGTTGTTATTTTACATAACTGCAACCAAAAGATGTTCATCTTCAAGTACAGAAATTGTGGCATAGCCATTGAAATGCATAAGTTCAGATGTTCATCTTTAGTTCATCAGTTATAGATGTAACGGAGGATACTTGTATCTGAAATGCATAGCCATtgaaaaaacgaaaaagaaGGCATATTATTATAGATGAGATCTTTTGGTGGCTATATATTCAAATTGCATATCAAAGTTACAAATGACTTTGTTCTTGAGTACAAAGAAGGAAGCATCTAGAAATCTATGTGCAGAGACTTATAAAAATACATGCAGTGCCATTCAGAAACACAAATAAGGTTTAATGACCAAAACTATGTCAAATGACATCAGTCAAACAACAATAATACATAAAAATCCTCAAAAAGTATCCAGTTGATCTTAAAGCCTCAAAAAGTCAAAATTGCACAGCAAAGAAGTGATATTTACCTTCAAAGCTTCTTCAATCTCGGCATGGCTTCCGGGTCGCATCCTCAATATTAATCGGCAGTGTAGATATAACTCTGTTAATACAGTAAATCTTCCTCACTTGAATCTCAACCTGCACAATTGACACATCAATAATCAATTCCAACCAAATTCAACTAATGCGCTCAACATTTTATAACTTTGAACGTGAAAGTTCATCCCATAAACATTAGGAAGAGAGAAAATTATACGTCTTAGGAATAATTACGGTACCCGTTGAGAGGTGCCTTTAATGGGTTCAATAGGAACAGAAATAACACCCTCAATATCAACAATGGACTCGAGGCTCAAATCATTAGCAaacttatgaaggaaataatgcccttggtccaagtatgcattcaatgctaagtctaataaatgcggttcagtattaattgattaaacaagttaataattcggtgagataaagtgagctgaatgcctagctagaggccgcttcagttcaagtggaattaataatattaatccacaacttactcttgactgaacccgtagggtcacacaaatagtacgtgaacggatcaagtatttaattgaatatattattcattaaatactctatttatgaacattcggaaacgacagatctcggttccagtgggagctaaattcgtcaaaaggcaaaatatagaatgctccggaaatgatgatattgccggaaacggaaatatggatcatgacggaaatataaatagtatccaagtcgtatatgttgctttaaacggaaacatggttcgtatcggaaaatattatcggaaatagaaatattgccggaatcggaaatattgctggaaacggaactATTACCGGAATctaaaatattgtcggaatcagaaatcaattccggaatcggaaatattaacagaaacgtaaatatttgttcgaatcggaaatgaattccggaatcggaaaacgaatcggaatcGCGACGTGCGAatgctcgacgaacgagcttgcaagacgcaaggcccagcgcaagcccaggcccagcgccaagcaagcccgcgcgcggagcagcgagcatgggccgagcaaggGCAGCAGCGCCCAACGAGTGGGCTGTGTGCTGCTTGCTCCCACGCATGGGCCGAGCAAAGCAGCATCGCCCATTCGTGGGCTGCGGGCTGCGTGTTGCACGACTAAGCAACGTGGGCTCAAGGCCACACGTGCAAAGCCTTGGCCATCTAGGATTGCTTGCGAGTCAAGTAAATCGTGTTTTCCTTTCTACTGAAATTAGATGTtttagttaaatctgaaatacttagtatttgattaaacctaaaattctaatgttattaattaattagaatccttatggatttagttaatcaattcctagtagaattcaaactcctctatttccaccctataaatatgtggttcatgatcacaatttacaATGCAATTCAAAATACTATTCTAACTtattaagttcaagagagaatttattATTTGCCTTATATTATTGCGAGTTTCTcaagtgcacataaaaccttagagaatattctagttggttgaatctaaggcggattcgaacgtgctgtggactgtCTACGGagggggcgacatttggagtcctatacttgttcggttcgggagcagctagggaaggcacgcatcacactATGtttatcctaattatgctaattgactatgtgacaattaatttggattcctggctttatggtttttccgcatgaattatattctttatattattcataaccctacaAGGGTATCACGAggctctaattaattccataatccattatagttaacatggaccaaattttataaatttgcaatgaattaaaggggtgattaatttcgtgtatgtaattaattgcaaattcgtgcgattatttgattatatgttcgcaggatttttctgtagttttgtcaataatggtcggaatcttatgtttttatagtgaatttcgcatgtaagcgacgttttaaaattttgacaaaatcaaGGATTTGATGCCAAACccaaaattccaaaattcaaagcctaactatgacttttcggaggttttagtttttcgaatgcaaaatttgtaatttttatgatgttaaattaaatatttgcgaatcttgtatgtaaattttgaatctatgattgacctactgttatgtttaacaattttaaggcctaatcttgttaattacacaacctaatttgtaattgtaataaatttgttgaatttcaaataatttagaatttgttttgaatttcataattaattgacaatttaattaggatcctatgattaaaaaccaccataaaatttgttaaaattgaaaagttttaaaattttatgacctagattttaatccataAAAAtacatgtaatcggaaattaatttgaataataaattttcgattttcgcccaaatttaatgaaattaatatgatttattaatttgtcgttaaatttgaaataaaaaaattattaatttttataaaatagattaccaatcttgcacgcacaaagcaacggaagctaagtgttacccttaagaggtgttgcatagtgcgggcatgcgacgacgagcaagggagctcgtcgcccatgcgataCGAAGCAATGAGAAAGCAAGGCAGGCTAGGCCTTGTGTCGTGTGTGCTGTGCGGGTGGTCGAGTAAATTGGACGACGATGCATCGTAGCGCaaggcacgaggcaaggcagcagcacaacgagcaagggagctcccGTGCCGCTGCACAAGCCCCTGCCCAGCGCGCAGCCAGCGAGCAGCAGGCAGCAGGCACATCACGAGGCTGGTGCGCTGCTGTGGTGCATCACTCAGCCAGCAACTATGCGAGCCCTGGGCGCTGCTTTGTGCACGCGGCCCGTGGGCGTTGCGGCGTTGGTGCTTGGGCGAGGCATGGGCTTCGGCCTatggccttgccttggcacgtttgggccgttttgtttatgtttcagttgaaaacgattttaattaaatttaatttcgtaatttaattttttctcgaaatttaattttgattaatttaatttaattttttttccctttggaGTTGAAATAGCTACCCATCTattgtaaattattttatactccctccgtttctttttgttgtatccgtttcctttTTAGTCGTTTCATAATGTTGTATCCACTTAGAATCTttccatttttggacatactttttttcctaaaatacccttatattTCAATCTAATAACCAAAAAACCTAAAGaatctacccatattcccacctaattttccccacccataatattttattcatttaacccACCCACCTcccttattaaattaataaaaccctAACGTCACTCTCACCTCTCTCTCCTTATAACCCGTCCCTCtcaccctctctctcctcattctcTTCGGATCCCTCTCTCCTCctgtctccctctctctcctcaagaaATCTCTCTGTTTCTCTAAAAACCCTAACCTTCTCCGCCCCTGTTCTTCGTTTTTTTTGGTGAGATCTCTCAGATCTTTGGGGTTTTCGCTCAAAATTGTTCTCAAACTTTAACCGGAACGACATTCCGGTGAGATCCCCTCTAGTTTTGTCCCCTTTGTCGTCCCAAATCCCGGTTGGTAATCGATTCTCTGGTGAAATTTTTTTGGGGATAAAATCGGAGTTTTATTAGGGTTTTATTAATTTCTTAATGGGATCCTCTTCCTCCAAATATCTTCCGACTTATTCGGTTGGTACTTCTGGGCAACGAATTCCTGACTCAAACTGTGATTGGGGCTCGAAATGCATTTGTCCCAACAACGAGCACTCGTATTCTGGCGAGTATCTGAATAATCTGAGGTTGGCCCAGAAGGAGAACACGAGTACCCGAAATTATCTCAAAGCTTGGTTTGAGAAAATGGAAGTGGAGCCTGGTGAAGAGGTGGAGTCCAAATACGACGATCGAGTCCCCACACCAGCAGATCTGAGATTCTTTGGAGGAGACGAATCTGATGaggtatatttccttatttttgggtttttttcctgatttttcgagttaattagggtttactctgtttttgggattttttgtgtTTCTTGGAGAAAATCTGTGATTTTTGGTTGAAACGTAGGTTTTCTAATAAAATTAGGGTTACTCTGCATGTTCtgattttttgagattttttgtgaattttaatgattttttttcatttgttgatgatttttgtgAATTGTTTTAGATTTAACATTGGTTCATTTTTTGTGATCATGCATGTCCCAtaaatgtttgatttttgtgttaaatgatgaagttttCGAATTGCATGTCAGAGATTCGTTGATAATTTTTgttaaatgatgaagttttCTAATTGCATGTAAGAGATCCcttgatttattttgttaaatgataaattttcgaATTGCATGTCAGAGATCCCTTGATTTTTTTGGTTAAATGATGAAGTTCATGAATTGCATGTTAGAGATCCCTTGATTTTTCTCGATTTTTATGAGTTTATTTAAATTGCATGTTGAATACCATGAATGTTGGTCTGTTTTGGTTGATTTGGATGTTCAATTCCATGATTACTTTGATGATGTTGTTCTTTGATCTTGTTAAGTTGATgtgaaatatattaaacatatTTTATGTCCCCTCTTTATTGCAAGGAACCCAATCACTCTGATTCATTCGACCTATACTATGTGGGTGAGTGTGAGAACACAACTGC encodes:
- the LOC110798639 gene encoding flowering locus K homology domain, giving the protein MADAEQSFVENEEQNFAVQEPDLHHVGIDEFEQQIIAGNVTEEFEQQIIAGNVTEEYNFAGDESENQALAVNEQSFAENEPENNFGVIPEQNFTENENEHTLDEDQAIHELDGDQLKGEFPDTEVNETGDVPVDSHFEKKDENENNVAGGGVEKKWPGWPGESVFRMLVPAQKVGNIIGRKGEYIKKIVEETRARIKILDGPPGSQERAVMVSAKEDPDASLPPAMDGLLRVHRRIVDGLDADISQAQATPAGGKVSTRLLVPATQAGSLIGKQGATVKSIQETANCIVRVLGQEDLPVFALQDDRVVEVVGEAVDVHRAIELIGTHLRKFLVDRSIIPVFEKQMQASSAPMEHMPPQPWGPPHGLPPSGGGGHGGYSGMQYMPPPRQLDNYYPPAEMAPPPDRQPHQGISAYGREPQMGIHASSNAQSTPSMITQITQHMQVPLLYADAVIGTNGSTISYIRRASGATITIQETRGVPGEMTVEINGTASQVQAAQQLIQNFMAEAAAAQAPTQTGGATDQGYSQGYNSYAAPTSVYGSTPASAGHASQPGAYGSVYGGNYGY